Below is a window of Haloglycomyces albus DSM 45210 DNA.
CAGCTGCCAACAGCTCCCCATCGCCGGACAGGAAAGCCAACTCGGCTCCAACGCCACCACCGTCCCCTCCGCCGAGCGCGACCACGAAGCCGTCAACCGCTTCAAGGGAGCAGGGGCCCTCATCTACGCCACCGGACACTCCTCCGAACTGGGACTCTGGCCCGCCACCGACCAACCCGGACAAATCGTCAACAACCCCCACCACCCGTACTACTCCCCGGCCGGCCCCTCCGGCGGCCTCGCCGCCGCCGTCAGCCTCGGAACCGCCCCCATCGGCATCGGCCTCGACGGGCCCGCCACCGCCGGAGGCGTCCGCACCGCCGCAGCCGCCTGCGGACTCTTCGCCTACAGCCCGGAAATCGCCCCCACCGGACAATACGACCGCACCAAGGACGCCAACGACCGCCTCAGCCACAAACCAGGCGTCATCGCCACCACCGCCGGAGACCTGGCCCTGGCCGTCAGCACCCTCACCAACAGCGAACACCAACTCAACCGCGAACCCACCCCACTGCGCATGGCCGCCACCACCTACACCCCCATGCCCGGCAAAGCCGACGACGACAACACCGAACTACTGCTGAACGTCGTACGTGAACTCACCGGTGGTGGGCACGACGTACAGCACGCCAAACCCGACTGGGGCAAACGCCTCCCCACCGTCTCCTCGGCTGTCTGGGCGACCGCCGCCTACGAGCGCTCGCGACAGTTTCGGGCGCTGCAGCGCCGCACGCGCCACCTGGCGACCGTCGGAGCCGGACTACGACGCCGGGGGACGCTCACCGGCCTCCTCGGGCAAGGCGAGCGCGCCCGTCGCCACATGGAGGACTGGTTCGCCGTCAACAACTTCGAGGCGCTGTTGACCCCGGCCTTGCCCGGACCTCCACCCTTCGCCCGTTCGTGGTCGGAGGCCACCCTGCGGGCGAACATCAACGGGCTGGCCTCGGCAGCCGCCTACAGCGCCCCGGCCAGCGTGACCGGACTGCCCGCTGTAACGGTTCCGATATCGATGCGCCACGACGGGCTCCCGGCGGGAGTGCAGATCATCGGACCGGCGGGATCGACCGAGCGCCTCCTGCAGATCGCGCGGATACTGCAGGCGGCCTTCGCCCCTCGGCGGCACGCCAAAACCGTGTCCTGGGACTGAGTTTCGCTCTGCGGTGGCGAAACTCTGGAATGTGATCGCGACCTCGCACCCCCGCTTGGCAATGCCGAAGACGGATGTGTAATATAGTCAGCGTTGCAGGGCGCAAGACCGATTCAGGTCAGCTCGCACGGGGCTATGGCGCAGTTGGTAGCGCGCTTCCATGGCATGGAAGAGGTCAGGAGTTCGAATCTCCTTAGCTCCACCAGCAGAAACGGGCCTCGGGAGTGACTCCCGAGGCCCGTTTGTTACTCAATTTGTTACTCAATTCAGTCTAGAAATCCTGGTCAATAACCTTATCGAGCACCTCAGCTCCGGACGTGATCACGGGCCGGATTTGATGCCGGTAGATCGTTCTTGTCGTACTGGTTCGCTTGTGTCCAACAAGGTCAGCGATGAGTTCCTCCCGCGCCCCCTCATCCGAAAGCAGAGAGACAAAGGTATGCCGGAATTCACGTGGAGTCCAGTGGCCCCGAATCCCCGCTTCCTTAATCACTTTGCGGAGGTCCCGCCGTACATTCGCAGCATCACGAATGCTTCCAACTCTCGTCGAGAACACGTAATCGTCACCAGACAGCACAACACCTGAGCTTTCCCTCTCAAGTTCTGCGCGCACCTTGTGAGCAGTAAGAATCACGACGACCTGTTGAGGTAGTGCGATCGTCCGGCGGCTCTTCGGAGTCTTGGTTTCAGCCTTGTTCCTCACTGAACGCCAAACCTCTACATGCGGTGCTGATGTCTCACGATGGGCCGTTCCGCATGAACATTCTTGTTCCGCAACGGGATTCAGATGAACATGCTTCCACTGGAGCGGTCGAGCTTCCTCTGTTCGAACACCCGTGAAGACGGAGAGAGCAATGTAGGCATGAATCCATGAACCGCGACTTGCCTCAAGGCACTTCTTAGCTTCTTCTCGAGTCATTG
It encodes the following:
- a CDS encoding site-specific integrase — translated: MSNEGRKKNRYGEGTIFWDTRRSKFVGRLSFGFRPDGRRDVRVAEGASRAEVRREFRKIKDEYNAAIEPGKQYSIRQATLDWLRYGLKRQGKTTRDKYESLAKANIIPLLGAAKVKELRAEQVDEWLEVLAQDHATSTLRLLLSMLRRILRFAEARGKASRNVAMLVDSPDGKAGRPSKSMTREEAKKCLEASRGSWIHAYIALSVFTGVRTEEARPLQWKHVHLNPVAEQECSCGTAHRETSAPHVEVWRSVRNKAETKTPKSRRTIALPQQVVVILTAHKVRAELERESSGVVLSGDDYVFSTRVGSIRDAANVRRDLRKVIKEAGIRGHWTPREFRHTFVSLLSDEGAREELIADLVGHKRTSTTRTIYRHQIRPVITSGAEVLDKVIDQDF
- a CDS encoding amidase family protein produces the protein MTWAGATAQDIATAVRRNDATAVTILHDHLEHFKRQPGNAIHHLRYDDAVTEAQLIDALESSADTGTSDGSAELFPAPPTPVPEPDRSALPAAGVPVISCQQLPIAGQESQLGSNATTVPSAERDHEAVNRFKGAGALIYATGHSSELGLWPATDQPGQIVNNPHHPYYSPAGPSGGLAAAVSLGTAPIGIGLDGPATAGGVRTAAAACGLFAYSPEIAPTGQYDRTKDANDRLSHKPGVIATTAGDLALAVSTLTNSEHQLNREPTPLRMAATTYTPMPGKADDDNTELLLNVVRELTGGGHDVQHAKPDWGKRLPTVSSAVWATAAYERSRQFRALQRRTRHLATVGAGLRRRGTLTGLLGQGERARRHMEDWFAVNNFEALLTPALPGPPPFARSWSEATLRANINGLASAAAYSAPASVTGLPAVTVPISMRHDGLPAGVQIIGPAGSTERLLQIARILQAAFAPRRHAKTVSWD